Sequence from the Arthrobacter pigmenti genome:
GCCGTGGTCGATCAGGAACTGATGACCCACGGCGTCCAGGTAATCGGTGGTGACGCCCGGCTCGATGTGGCGTCCCACCTCCTGGATTGCCTGTGCGGCCAGCTTTCCGGCACGGCGGATCTTTTCGATTTGTTCCGCTGACTTGACCTCTGATCCTTCGAACTTCGCCGGACCCGACTTGCCCACATACTCCGGTCGCATGATGGATGACGGCACCGAACGGGGAGGGCTCAGTGTCCCGGGCTCGAGGGTGCCGACGGGTGCGATAGAGGAATGATGGGGCATACCCTTGATCCTATCGGTGAAGAACTTCGGCGCCGAAAGCGTGAGCGAAGACTAAGGAGGCCGTCCATGATGCAGTACTGGTACAACGTCCGGACCCACGAGGTCGAAGAAGACGCCCAGTCGGACTGGAGCCAGCTCATCGGTCCTTACAAGACAAGGAGCGAAGCGGAGCGCGCGCCCGAGAAAGTGCAGGAGCGCAACAGGGCCTGGGAAGCTCAGGACGAGGACTGAGCAGTCCGCTAGAAGCTGTGCTCCGGCCCCGGGAACGTGCCTTCGCGTACCTCTTCCCCATAGGTCCGGGCGGCGTCTGCCAGGACCGAACGGACATCAGCAAACTGCTTCACGAACTTCGCCTGTTTTCCGTGACGTAGCCCGGCCATGTCCTGCCATACGAGCACCTGACCGGTGGTTGCGGACCCTGCACCAATTCCGATCGTGGGCACTGGAATGGAACGGTCCACTTCGGCAGCGATGTCCGCGGGAACCATCTCCATCAGCACGCAGAAGGCGCCCGCCTCGGCCAGCGCAACGGCGTCGTCGACCACCTGCCGGCCCGCCTCACCACGGCCCTGTACCCGGTAGCCGCCGAGGGAATGCTCGCTCTGGGGAGTGAAACCGATATGTGCCATGACAGGAATTCCGGCGCGGACAATCGCGCGCACTGTTTCAGCATGGTCCTTTCCGCCCTCCATCTTCACGGCGTGCACCAACCCCTCCTTCATGAGCCGGATGGATGACTCCACCGCCTGGGCGGCAGACACCTCGTAGCTGCCGAACGGGAGGTCCGCTACTACCAAAGCCCGCGATGCGCCCCGGGTTACTGCACGGGAAAACAGAATCATGTCGTCAAGGGTGATCGGGAGGGTGGTGGCGTGGCCCAGCACGTTGTTCGCTGCCGAGTCCCCGACCAGAAGCACCTCGATTCCGGTGCCGTCGAATATTTCGGCCGCGTACTGGTCATAGGCCGTCAACATGGCGAAGCGGCGGCCCTCCTCTTTCGCCGCCTGCAAGTGGTGCGTCCGGATCCGGGCAGGAAGCGAGGACGACGCCGGACTGGCCTCAGGCGAACCGCTTCCGTAGGGGGCAGGAATCTCCGCGGAATTCATGCACCTAAGCCTACTGGCAGGGACCCGTGCCGAGCGTCAGCGAGGTGCGGGGGGCCGGTGGGCGCTACGACACCAGGTAACCCAGCCGTAACACAATGCAGACATACTGGGCACGAATCCATCCTTCGCGCTCGAGTTGGCACGGTGGCTGGCCGATATCAGTAGAGTGAGCAACGGGCCGCAGGGCCGGAACGCGCGGGCCGCTTGCGGCCTGCGGATGGATCGAGTCATCCGCGAAGGGAAAGAGGGCAGGAATGGATCGGCAGCAGGAGTTCGTCCTACGAACCATTGAGGAACGCGATGTCCGCTTCGTCCGCCTGTGGTTCACCGACGTCGTCGGCTCGCTGAAGTCGGTGGCTCTGGCGCCCGCCGAAGTGGAGGGCGCATTCGAGGAGGGCCTTGGGTTCGATGGCTCTTCCATTGAGGGGCTCGCCCGGGTTTTCGAATCGGACATGCTGGCGCAGCCGGACCCATCGACCTTCCAGATCCTGCCGTGGCGCGGCGAGAAGGAGCAGACGTCCCGCATGTTCTGCGACATTCTCACTCCGGACGGTCAGCCCTCTGCGGCAGATCCCCGAGGTGTGCTCAAACGGACCCTCGCCAAGGCCGCGGACATGGGTTTCACCTGCTATACCCACCCGGAGATCGAGTTCTACCTTTTGAAATCGGACGAACTGGGACCGGACGGGCAACCAGTCCCTGTGGATCAGGCGGGGTATTTCGATCATGTACCGGGAGGCGTGGCGCAGGATTTCCGGCGGACGGCCGTGGCAATGCTGGAATCGGTAGGGATTTCCGTTGAGTTCAGCCACCACGAGGCCGGCCCGGGCCAGAACGAGATCGACCTACGGTATGCCGACGCCCTCCAGACCGCCGACAACATCATGACCTTCAGAACGGTCATCAAGGAGGTGGCGCTCACCCAGAACAGCTATGCCACCTTCATGCCGAAGCCTTTTTCGGACTATCCCGGATCCGGCATGCACACGCACTTTTCGCTGTTCGAGGGCGACACCAACGCCTTCTTCGAGGCCGGCGCGGAGTTCCAACTGTCCAGGACCGCGCGCCAGTTCATTGCGGGCATCCTGCACCATGCACCGGAATTCACTGCCGTAACCAATCAGTTCGTCAATTCCTACAAGCGGCTATGGGGCGGTGGGGAGGCTCCGAGTTACTTGTCCTGGGGGCACAACAACCGCTCGGCCCTTGTGCGGGTCCCACTGTACAAGCCGAACAAGGGGCAGTCCGCCCGCATCGAGTACCGGGGAATCGACTCCGCGACCAATCCGTACCTCGCCTACTCTGTCCTGTTGGGAGCCGGGCTGAAAGGTATTGAAGAGGGCTATGATCTGCCGCCTGGCGCTGAGGACGATGTGTGGAGCCTGACGGCAGCCGAACGGCGCGCGATGGGACATGACCCGCTGCCGGCAAGCCTGCATGATGCCGTAAGGGCAATGGAGGACTCCGAACTGGTTGCTGAAATCCTCGGTGAACAGGTTTACGAGAACTTCCTGCGTAACAAGCGCGCCGAATGGCATGACTACCGTATCCAGGTGACGCCCTACGAGCTGAGGCGCAACCTCGGCATCCTGTGATCGAGAGGCGTGCGATGAGCCTGAATAGGGATCTGATTACCAGAGGCTTTACCGATCTGGAGAAGAGCAGCAGGTTCCTGGCTGCCGGGGAGCTCCATGACATTCCCGAGGACAGCTTGTTCGGCGGGTTGTCCTATGCAGCAAATCCTGATCTTGCCCTGCAGTCGCTGGTTCGTCTGCTCGCGGTCCAGCCGGAACTTTCGTCGCTGGTCAGCGCTGGAGGCCCCGATTCCGAAGCCCTGTTCAGACTCCTCGGCGCCTCGGAAGCGCTTGCAGAGTTCCTGATGCGCCATCCGGAACACACCGACGTTGTGCGCACGCGACCCAGCGCCGAACCGGGACGGGCCGATGCCGGCGCGTTACGGACCGCCCTTCTGCACTCTGTCGGAGCAGAGCCCGGGGACCGTCAGCCGGTGGCGAAGCTGACCGGAGAGGAGGCGTACCGCGCGCTGCGTACCCGCTATCGAAGGCATCTCACCGAGCTTGCCATCCGTGACCTTGGTGCGGCGTCCCCCACAGACTTCATGCCATTGGTGGGGCTTGAGCTGGCTGACCTCGCGGCGGCGGCGCTCGAAGCAGCCCTGGCCGTATCCCGGGCGGAACTTGCGTCCTCGTTCTCCGCCGCGGACGTAGCCGCGGTTCGCCTGTCCATTATCGGGATGGGCAAGTGTGGCGCGGGTGAACTCAATTACATCTCCGACGTAGACGTCATCTACGTCATCGACGCGGACGGACTTGACGAAGACCTGGCCGTTCGAATTGGGACTGCCATGGCATCGGGCATTTCCCGCGCCATCACTTCGGCCGGTCGTGAACCCGCCCTGTGGGAAGTTGACGCGAACCTGCGGCCCGAGGGCAAGGACGGTCCTTTGGTGCGCACACTGGACTCGCACCTCACCTATTACGGCCGATGGGCGAAAAGTTGGGAGTTCCAGGCACTGCTGAAGGCACGGCCCATCGCGGGAGACGCGATTCTCGGCGCGCGCTACGCTGAGGCTGTAGCGGAACTGGTGTGGACGTCCTCGGAGCGCGAAGGCTTCGTCGAATCGGTGCAGTCGATGAGGCGGCGCGTAACGGAGAACATTCCTGCCCACGAAGTCAACCGCCAGCTCAAGCTGGGCTCCGGGGGACTGCGCGACGTCGAATTCACGGTTCAACTGCTGCAGCTTGTGCACGGGAAGGCGGATGAGTCGCTGCGCACCCAGGCAACTACGTCGGCAATCGCTTCCCTGAGCTCCGGCGGCTACATCGGCCGACGGGACGCGCAGGCATTCGACCAGGCATACCGCTATCTGCGCGTGCTGGAGCACCGCATACAGCTGGTGCACATGCGTAGGACGCACCTGATGCCCGAGGACGAGGCGAGCCTGAAGGCACTCGCCAAGTCATCCGCCAGCTCCCTGCTGGAGACCCGTCCGGCGGCCGCGGGCCTGACGGACCAGTGGCAGCAGACCAAGCGGCTGGTGCGTCGGTTGCATGAGTCGATCTTCTACCGGCCGCTGCTGAATGCTGCAGCCAACCTGAGCGTCGATGAGGTCAAACTTACGGCGGAAGCCGCGCAGGCCCGTCTCGCCGCGCTCGGTTACCTCGATCCGCGCGGCGCGCTGCGCCACATCGAGGCGCTGACCACCGGAATCAGCCGCCGATCTGCCCTCCAACGCCAGCTATTGCCGGTACTGCTCGACTGGTTGGCGGACGGGGTGGATCCCGACGCCGGCCTGCTGGGCTTCCGGCGATTGAGCGAGTCGCTGGGGGAGACCCACTGGTATCTGGGCATGCTTCGCGACTCCAAGGCTGCTGCGGAACGACTGTGCCACATTCTGTCCTCCAGCCGGTTCATCACGGATCTGCTGGAGGTGTCCTCCGAGTCCACGAAATGGCTGGGCTCCGACAAGGAGCTGGTTCCGGCGAGTTTCAACACGCAGTGGCAGGAAATCCAGTCGAAGATGTCCCGCCACCCGGAACCGCGCGAAGCCATGCGACTGATCCGGCTGATCCGGCGGCGCGAGACGCTCCGCATAGCCATAGCCGACAGCTCGGGCCTTCTGAATCAGGAAGAGGTTGGCTGGGCGTTGGCTGATACGGACCGTGCCGCCGTGCTGGGTGCACTGAACGTGGCCGAGGGCGTGGTGCACGCTGCTGAGGCGCCGCTGACCGACGTCGTCGTCGTGGCGATGGGCCGGCAAGGTGGCCGTGAGATCACCTATGGCTCGGATGCTGACGTCATGTACGTACACCGGGCGAAGAACGGAGCTGATCCCGGGGAAGCCCAAGCCCAAGCCGAGCGCATCGTCAACCAGCTCCGGCAACTGCTCCAGCAGCCCTGCGCCCCTGCCATCCTCGCCGAGCGGGTGTTGGAGGTTGACGCCGATCTTCGTCCGGAAGGCAAGAAGGGGCCGCTGGTGCGGTCGCTTGAGTCTTTCCGGGAGTACTACCGGCGCTGGTCGTTGGTCTGGGAAACCCAAGCGCTGCTGCGCGCGCTCCCGATCGCAGGCAACGATGACCTTGCGGGAGCTTTCGTCGGGCTCATCGACCCGATCCGGTATGCAGGAGGGGTTACTGACACGGACATCCGTGAGATTCGCCGGCTCAAGGCGCGCATGGAGTCCGAACGGCTTCCGCGCGGCGCTGACCCCTCGCGCCATCTGAAGCTGGGACGTGGAGGGTTATCGGACGTTGAGTGGCTTATCCAACTCATCCAGCTGCAGCACGCGGACTCCGTGACGGAGTTACGCACCTCCTCCACCCTCGAGGCGATGGATGCTGTACAGGAGCATGGCCTCCTGCCAGCAGACGACGTCGTGACCTTGCGTACCAGCTGGCGCCTTACTTCGCGGATTCGCGCGGCGAACATGGTCTGGAGCGGGAAGAGTTCCGATCTTCTGCCCTCCTCGCGCCGCGATCTTGAGGCGGTGGCGCGCTGGTGCGCTTACGGTCCGGGCAAGGGAGCGGAGCTGGAGGAAGACTACTTGCGCCTGACCCGCCGCAGTCGCGCGATTTTTGAGCGCTACTTCTACGGTTACGGCGACTGACGCGCCTTCCACCGTGGACGCAAAAGGGCCGCACCGTTTGGTGCGGCCCTTCCGGCGATTACGACGACTAGACGCCGTAGTACAGCTCGAATTCATAGGGGTTGGGGCGTGCGGCAAGCGGCGTGATTTCCACTTCGCGCTTGTAGGCGATCCAGGTGTCGATCAGGTCCTGGGTGAACACACCGCCGGCCTGGAGAAACTCGTTGTCGGCTTCGAGGGCAAGCAGCGCTTCCTCCAGCGAGCCGGGAGCCTTCTGGATGTCCTTGGCTTCCTCGGCAGGCAACTCGTAGAGGTCCTTGTCGATCGGATCTGCAGGCTCGATACGGTTCTTGATTCCGTCGAGGCCGGCCATGAGCTGCGCGGCAAAGGCGAGATACGGGTTTGACGAGGGGTCCGGTGCGCGGAACTCGATGCGCTTGGCCTTCGGGTTGGAACCCGTGATCGGAATGCGGATACCCGCTGAGCGGTTACCCTGCGAGTAGACCATGTTCACCGGGGCCTCGAAGCCCTTGACGAGCCGACGGTAGGAGTTCACGGTCGGGTTGGTGAACGCGAGTACCGCTGACGCGTGCTTCAGGACGCCGCCGATGTACCAGCGGGCAAGATCCGACAGCCCTGCGTAACCGCGCTCGTCGTAGAACAATGGTTCACCGTTGCTCCACAGCGACTGGTGGCAGTGCATGCCGGAACCGTTATCGCCGAAGATCGGCTTGGGCATGAACGTTGCCGACTTGCCCCAGGCGTTTGCAACGTTCTTGACGATGTACTTGAACTTCTGCAGGTCATCGGCAGCGTGCACCATAGTGGTGAACTTGTAGTTGATCTCAGCCTGCCCGGCGCCGCCTACCTCATGGTGGGAACGCTCTACCTCGAGACCCACGTTGTCGAGTTCAATGCAGATCGCGTCGCGCAGGTCAGCCTGCTTGTCCACGGGGGAGACCGGGAAGTAACCGCCCTTGAAAGGGGTCTTGTTGCCAAGGTTTCCGCCGACTTCCTCGCGGCCGGTGTTCCACGGGGCCTCGATTGAATCGAGCTTGTAGAAGCTGGATTCAGGCTTGGATTCGTACCGGACGTCCTCGAAGATGTAGAACTCGGCCTCAGGAGCGAAGAACGCGGTGTCTGCGATGCCCGTGGAGGAAAGGTACGCTTCAGCACGCTCAGCAACGCCTCGCGGATCGCGGTGGTAAGGGTCGCCGGTGCGGGGGTTCACGATAGAGAAGTTGAGGGCCAGTGTCTTTTCGATGCGGAACGGATCGATGAATGCGGTGGTGACATCCGGGATCAGCTGCATGTCCGATTCTGCGATGCCCTGGAATCCGCGGATCGACGAACCGTCGAACAGCTGGCCGTCCACGAAGAAGTCGGCGTCGACGGACTTCGCGGGAACGTTGAAGTGCTGCTGCACCCCAGGGAGGTCGGTGAACCGGACGTCAACGAATTTCACATCTTCGTCAGCGATGTACTTGAGGACTTCGTCCGCATTCTTGAACATCGGATTATGCTCCTTACGCATATTCGGGGAGGGCGACCGGGGCCGGTAGCACAACTGGAACCGCCGCATGGCATCACCTGATGTGGCCGCAACAGTGTCAACACTAGGAATTCGCAGTTACCCACTGGTGTCGCGATTGTTTCCGGCATGTAACTTAACCGGCGCTCAGGTTCGGGCACCTTGCCCATCAGCCTATCGAACACTGCTCGACCCGGCACCGTCCTGTCCGCTAAGTGGGCATTCGCCGCCCTGAAACGCGTTCCGACCGCGCGATAGAGTGATCGCGTGGTTGATCGCAGAGACATAAGTTCCTGGCTTGAAGGCCCGCCCTCCCGCGGAGAAGGGCATTGGCCCGGCAAGCGTCTTGGGCGACCCCGGGAGGGTGGAGGCTCCATTGCTCGCCCTGGGCCGCGGTTGGGTGCCCTGGCCGTGGACTGGGCTCTCTGTAGCCTCATCTCCGCGGCTTTCTTCAACTACGACGGGCTGGCAACCCTCGGCATCTTCGCCCTGGAACAGATGATCCTTGTCGGGACGCTCGGCTACAGCGTGGGTCACCGATTGTTCGGGATGCAGGTGCAGGGCCTCAACGGCCGGGCAGCAGGCCTTGGTGCGGCGATTGTCCGTACCGTGCTGATCTGCCTGGTGATTCCCGCCGTCGTTTTCGATGAGGACCAGCGTGGACTGCACGACCGCGCAGCCCGCACTGTATTGGTCCGCATCCGGTAAGCCGGAAGGTAGCGGACAGCAGCGAAGGTGCGCGGACGCACAGGCCTGCGCCGCCTAGCGTCCGCGCATTGCTTTGCGGTCGGGGCGCGCCTTGAAGGGATCGACGCCCTTCGGGATGGGCATCCGGGTACCGAGCGCGTTAAGCCGCTTGTCCACTGCAGCGACTTCCTGACGTGTCAGGTTCTTCTTCATCTTCTGCATCTTTTTGGCTACCCGCTGCAAAGGAACCTGCCCTTCACCGCGCCCGGCGTGGATGACGTGCACGGGAACACCGGGAACAATCCGGCTCATTTTTCGCCGCTCCGCGTCAACGAGTTGTTTTACCCTGGTGACGGGTCCCTCGGCAACGAGCACGACGCCGGGACGCCCAATTGCGCGGAATACCGCGTCCTGGGAGCGTGGGTTGACGGCCACCGGCTCATCCTTCAGAATCCAGCCTCGGCGGAGCACGCTCATTGCGGCGCCGGCAGCGCCCGGCTTGCCCTCGATCTGGGCAAAGGCCGCTCGCTCAGCGCGTCTCGACAGGATGAACAGTGCTGCGAGGAACGCGAGCGGCACTGCGATGATGATCATCGTCACCACATTGCGGATCAGAAAGCCGATGAGGAGGCCAACCGCAATGATGGCAAGGAAAGCCAGCACCATGATCCAGATGACGTTGGGATCATTCCGCCGGGTCATGTTGAAGACCTCGGCGACGCGCTTCATTGTTCCCGGCTTCTTCGGGGGCTTCTCCGCCTTTGGTTTGCGCGAGAAAAGGCGACGCTTTGGGCTGGATCCGTCTGTGTCAGTGCTGTTGGCCATAGTGATCCAAGTCTACGTGATTCAGTGCCTGCGACGTCCGCCGGAGGGAACGTCCGTTGC
This genomic interval carries:
- a CDS encoding SPOR domain-containing protein; its protein translation is MMQYWYNVRTHEVEEDAQSDWSQLIGPYKTRSEAERAPEKVQERNRAWEAQDED
- the panB gene encoding 3-methyl-2-oxobutanoate hydroxymethyltransferase — encoded protein: MNSAEIPAPYGSGSPEASPASSSLPARIRTHHLQAAKEEGRRFAMLTAYDQYAAEIFDGTGIEVLLVGDSAANNVLGHATTLPITLDDMILFSRAVTRGASRALVVADLPFGSYEVSAAQAVESSIRLMKEGLVHAVKMEGGKDHAETVRAIVRAGIPVMAHIGFTPQSEHSLGGYRVQGRGEAGRQVVDDAVALAEAGAFCVLMEMVPADIAAEVDRSIPVPTIGIGAGSATTGQVLVWQDMAGLRHGKQAKFVKQFADVRSVLADAARTYGEEVREGTFPGPEHSF
- a CDS encoding glutamine synthetase family protein, which produces MDRQQEFVLRTIEERDVRFVRLWFTDVVGSLKSVALAPAEVEGAFEEGLGFDGSSIEGLARVFESDMLAQPDPSTFQILPWRGEKEQTSRMFCDILTPDGQPSAADPRGVLKRTLAKAADMGFTCYTHPEIEFYLLKSDELGPDGQPVPVDQAGYFDHVPGGVAQDFRRTAVAMLESVGISVEFSHHEAGPGQNEIDLRYADALQTADNIMTFRTVIKEVALTQNSYATFMPKPFSDYPGSGMHTHFSLFEGDTNAFFEAGAEFQLSRTARQFIAGILHHAPEFTAVTNQFVNSYKRLWGGGEAPSYLSWGHNNRSALVRVPLYKPNKGQSARIEYRGIDSATNPYLAYSVLLGAGLKGIEEGYDLPPGAEDDVWSLTAAERRAMGHDPLPASLHDAVRAMEDSELVAEILGEQVYENFLRNKRAEWHDYRIQVTPYELRRNLGIL
- a CDS encoding bifunctional [glutamine synthetase] adenylyltransferase/[glutamine synthetase]-adenylyl-L-tyrosine phosphorylase, which gives rise to MSLNRDLITRGFTDLEKSSRFLAAGELHDIPEDSLFGGLSYAANPDLALQSLVRLLAVQPELSSLVSAGGPDSEALFRLLGASEALAEFLMRHPEHTDVVRTRPSAEPGRADAGALRTALLHSVGAEPGDRQPVAKLTGEEAYRALRTRYRRHLTELAIRDLGAASPTDFMPLVGLELADLAAAALEAALAVSRAELASSFSAADVAAVRLSIIGMGKCGAGELNYISDVDVIYVIDADGLDEDLAVRIGTAMASGISRAITSAGREPALWEVDANLRPEGKDGPLVRTLDSHLTYYGRWAKSWEFQALLKARPIAGDAILGARYAEAVAELVWTSSEREGFVESVQSMRRRVTENIPAHEVNRQLKLGSGGLRDVEFTVQLLQLVHGKADESLRTQATTSAIASLSSGGYIGRRDAQAFDQAYRYLRVLEHRIQLVHMRRTHLMPEDEASLKALAKSSASSLLETRPAAAGLTDQWQQTKRLVRRLHESIFYRPLLNAAANLSVDEVKLTAEAAQARLAALGYLDPRGALRHIEALTTGISRRSALQRQLLPVLLDWLADGVDPDAGLLGFRRLSESLGETHWYLGMLRDSKAAAERLCHILSSSRFITDLLEVSSESTKWLGSDKELVPASFNTQWQEIQSKMSRHPEPREAMRLIRLIRRRETLRIAIADSSGLLNQEEVGWALADTDRAAVLGALNVAEGVVHAAEAPLTDVVVVAMGRQGGREITYGSDADVMYVHRAKNGADPGEAQAQAERIVNQLRQLLQQPCAPAILAERVLEVDADLRPEGKKGPLVRSLESFREYYRRWSLVWETQALLRALPIAGNDDLAGAFVGLIDPIRYAGGVTDTDIREIRRLKARMESERLPRGADPSRHLKLGRGGLSDVEWLIQLIQLQHADSVTELRTSSTLEAMDAVQEHGLLPADDVVTLRTSWRLTSRIRAANMVWSGKSSDLLPSSRRDLEAVARWCAYGPGKGAELEEDYLRLTRRSRAIFERYFYGYGD
- the glnA gene encoding type I glutamate--ammonia ligase; this translates as MFKNADEVLKYIADEDVKFVDVRFTDLPGVQQHFNVPAKSVDADFFVDGQLFDGSSIRGFQGIAESDMQLIPDVTTAFIDPFRIEKTLALNFSIVNPRTGDPYHRDPRGVAERAEAYLSSTGIADTAFFAPEAEFYIFEDVRYESKPESSFYKLDSIEAPWNTGREEVGGNLGNKTPFKGGYFPVSPVDKQADLRDAICIELDNVGLEVERSHHEVGGAGQAEINYKFTTMVHAADDLQKFKYIVKNVANAWGKSATFMPKPIFGDNGSGMHCHQSLWSNGEPLFYDERGYAGLSDLARWYIGGVLKHASAVLAFTNPTVNSYRRLVKGFEAPVNMVYSQGNRSAGIRIPITGSNPKAKRIEFRAPDPSSNPYLAFAAQLMAGLDGIKNRIEPADPIDKDLYELPAEEAKDIQKAPGSLEEALLALEADNEFLQAGGVFTQDLIDTWIAYKREVEITPLAARPNPYEFELYYGV
- a CDS encoding RDD family protein: MVDRRDISSWLEGPPSRGEGHWPGKRLGRPREGGGSIARPGPRLGALAVDWALCSLISAAFFNYDGLATLGIFALEQMILVGTLGYSVGHRLFGMQVQGLNGRAAGLGAAIVRTVLICLVIPAVVFDEDQRGLHDRAARTVLVRIR
- a CDS encoding DUF4191 domain-containing protein, producing MANSTDTDGSSPKRRLFSRKPKAEKPPKKPGTMKRVAEVFNMTRRNDPNVIWIMVLAFLAIIAVGLLIGFLIRNVVTMIIIAVPLAFLAALFILSRRAERAAFAQIEGKPGAAGAAMSVLRRGWILKDEPVAVNPRSQDAVFRAIGRPGVVLVAEGPVTRVKQLVDAERRKMSRIVPGVPVHVIHAGRGEGQVPLQRVAKKMQKMKKNLTRQEVAAVDKRLNALGTRMPIPKGVDPFKARPDRKAMRGR